A portion of the Leptospira noumeaensis genome contains these proteins:
- a CDS encoding YebC/PmpR family DNA-binding transcriptional regulator produces MSGHSKWATIRRKKGAIDAKRGAIFTRIAKEISVAAKEGGGDQEGNPRLRLAVTKAKAANMPKDNIERAIKKGTGGLEGMVYEECLYECYALGGVAIMVDVLTDKKSRTTPEIKSILTKLGGSLANAGAVSRLFERKGQITLKADQISEEALFDLALGAGAEDIQVNDGMYTVITAPAEYEAVQSALSTKGLSMEESEIKYIPMTTVEVNDKETAEKVMKLIENLEANDDVQGVSSNFELGDGVELD; encoded by the coding sequence ATGTCAGGACACTCGAAATGGGCGACGATTCGAAGAAAAAAAGGGGCCATTGACGCGAAAAGAGGCGCCATCTTTACAAGGATTGCCAAAGAAATTTCCGTAGCTGCCAAAGAAGGTGGTGGAGACCAAGAAGGAAACCCAAGACTTCGCCTTGCTGTCACTAAAGCAAAAGCTGCCAACATGCCAAAAGACAATATCGAACGGGCCATCAAAAAGGGAACGGGCGGTTTGGAAGGTATGGTGTATGAAGAGTGTTTGTACGAATGTTACGCACTGGGTGGCGTTGCCATTATGGTGGATGTCCTCACTGATAAAAAATCACGTACAACTCCCGAAATTAAAAGCATTCTAACCAAACTTGGTGGGTCGCTCGCCAACGCCGGTGCAGTCTCTCGCCTTTTTGAACGCAAAGGACAGATCACTCTGAAAGCAGATCAAATTTCTGAAGAAGCATTATTTGATTTAGCGCTAGGGGCCGGTGCCGAAGACATCCAAGTGAACGATGGAATGTATACGGTGATTACAGCTCCTGCTGAATACGAAGCAGTCCAATCTGCCCTTTCCACAAAGGGACTCAGTATGGAAGAATCGGAAATTAAATATATCCCTATGACTACCGTGGAAGTGAACGACAAAGAAACCGCAGAGAAGGTGATGAAACTCATTGAAAACCTGGAAGCCAATGATGATGTCCAAGGTGTGAGTTCCAACTTTGAGTTAGGTGATGGAGTGGAACTCGATTAA
- a CDS encoding response regulator, with the protein MKRVLIVDDNDRYANNLKSYFDSKNIPSDRAVDAKEGFVLFSKNPNYDMIISDVTMETQTSGLWMMREIYKSGYKGVLVIASTGFDVFGVMPFSSLFLPWFCGLHWMIPKVPLKQGTVEWVPTALSKGKVSPF; encoded by the coding sequence ATGAAAAGAGTTTTAATCGTAGATGATAATGATCGTTATGCGAATAATTTAAAATCATATTTTGACTCTAAAAACATTCCCTCTGACCGCGCTGTGGATGCTAAGGAAGGATTTGTCCTTTTTTCCAAAAATCCAAATTATGATATGATCATATCCGATGTGACAATGGAAACCCAAACCTCAGGGCTTTGGATGATGCGTGAAATTTACAAATCTGGTTACAAGGGTGTTCTTGTGATTGCTTCTACAGGATTTGATGTATTTGGTGTGATGCCTTTTTCTTCGTTGTTTTTACCTTGGTTTTGTGGGCTTCATTGGATGATTCCAAAAGTTCCACTCAAACAAGGAACGGTGGAATGGGTTCCCACCGCTCTCTCCAAAGGAAAAGTTAGTCCTTTTTAG
- a CDS encoding ABC transporter ATP-binding protein, which yields MKYFLRLLSYSVHYRQRFVLGLVFALLTAVLNGISLTALIPLFDSLGGDKNNRFHLDLTLPEKTILVQEVLLGEDSLDGLERLKRLIISAKLQINEFTADMEPKEVVWAVCIAVFPLYLLKLGTYLLSVFCIATAGYKAVRDIRQELFQKVQRLPLTYFYKEKTGLIMSRVINDAEIVAAVISSNLRDAVINFFYVLTHLMILIYLNSELLVLACLTIPVVILPVTLFTRKISSSTARFQEKLADLNSHIQEFISGIKVIRTFRQEKQDLKKFDHINFRVYRRTFKGQFYLQMAPSLVELTSSIVVLGYFAMGAKFIYSGKFTQGEFMAFLLTLLFLLRPLTQLSQMVGKITQANSAGKRIFEIIDRDSEVVEHGDETVLEKIETGIQFDDIHFSYPGTNQEVLKGINLDIKLGETYAFVGTSGSGKSTMMDLIPRFFDPTAGKIRIDGIDIRNYSLKSLRKKIGIVTQEIFLFHGTIADNIAYGTGAATRKEVVRAARLANAHDFITNMEKGYDTVIGVRGLDLSGGQRQRLVIARALLRNAEIMILDEATSALDAESERLVSRALERLFKNRTTFIIAHRLSTVRRVKNIVVIEEGEIKEQGDHDSLLSQNGIYKKLYESQFAETEIQI from the coding sequence ATGAAATATTTTTTACGACTTTTGTCCTATTCAGTGCATTACAGGCAACGTTTTGTTTTGGGACTTGTATTTGCACTTTTGACAGCAGTTTTAAATGGAATTTCTCTTACAGCATTAATTCCCCTCTTTGATTCGTTAGGTGGAGATAAAAACAATCGTTTCCATTTAGATTTAACACTGCCTGAAAAAACAATTCTAGTTCAGGAAGTACTACTCGGTGAAGATAGTTTGGACGGACTGGAAAGACTCAAACGTCTGATCATTTCTGCTAAACTACAAATCAACGAATTCACCGCGGATATGGAACCGAAAGAAGTGGTTTGGGCGGTTTGTATCGCAGTATTTCCACTTTATCTTTTAAAATTAGGAACATATCTTTTGTCTGTATTTTGTATTGCCACTGCTGGTTATAAAGCGGTCAGAGATATCCGCCAAGAGTTATTCCAAAAAGTTCAGAGATTACCTCTCACATATTTTTACAAAGAAAAAACGGGACTCATTATGAGCCGGGTCATCAACGATGCTGAGATTGTGGCGGCCGTCATATCGAGTAATCTTCGTGATGCGGTGATTAACTTCTTTTATGTTCTAACTCACTTAATGATTTTGATTTATTTGAATTCGGAATTATTAGTATTAGCTTGTCTTACCATTCCTGTGGTAATTTTACCTGTTACCTTATTCACTCGGAAAATTTCTTCTTCTACGGCTAGGTTCCAAGAAAAACTCGCAGACCTCAATAGCCATATCCAAGAATTCATTTCTGGAATTAAGGTCATCCGAACCTTTCGGCAAGAAAAACAAGACCTTAAAAAATTTGATCATATCAACTTTAGAGTGTATCGCAGAACTTTCAAAGGACAGTTCTATTTACAAATGGCTCCAAGTCTTGTGGAACTCACATCTTCCATTGTAGTACTTGGATACTTTGCTATGGGTGCCAAATTCATTTATTCAGGTAAGTTCACCCAAGGGGAATTTATGGCCTTCCTCCTTACCTTGTTATTTTTACTTCGCCCTCTCACACAACTTTCGCAAATGGTGGGAAAAATCACCCAGGCCAATTCGGCAGGGAAACGAATTTTTGAAATCATCGATCGTGATTCCGAAGTAGTGGAACATGGGGATGAAACAGTCCTCGAAAAAATAGAAACAGGAATTCAGTTTGATGACATTCACTTTTCTTATCCTGGAACCAACCAAGAAGTTTTAAAAGGAATCAACCTAGACATCAAACTGGGGGAAACTTATGCCTTTGTGGGAACCAGTGGTTCTGGTAAGTCCACAATGATGGATTTGATTCCTAGGTTCTTTGATCCTACTGCTGGTAAAATTCGTATCGATGGAATTGACATTCGTAACTATTCTCTCAAATCCCTTCGTAAAAAAATTGGAATTGTAACCCAGGAAATTTTCCTCTTCCACGGAACCATAGCAGATAACATTGCTTATGGGACTGGCGCTGCCACTCGTAAAGAAGTGGTTCGAGCCGCTCGTCTTGCCAATGCCCACGATTTCATCACCAATATGGAAAAAGGTTATGATACCGTCATTGGAGTGCGTGGACTCGATTTAAGCGGGGGCCAAAGGCAACGACTCGTGATTGCTCGTGCTTTGTTACGAAATGCTGAGATTATGATTTTGGATGAAGCAACGAGTGCCTTAGATGCGGAATCGGAAAGGTTAGTGAGTCGTGCTTTGGAACGCCTTTTTAAAAATAGAACTACCTTTATCATTGCCCATCGCCTATCCACAGTGCGTCGTGTAAAAAATATAGTTGTGATTGAAGAGGGTGAGATCAAAGAACAAGGGGATCACGATTCCCTTCTTTCCCAAAATGGAATTTATAAAAAATTATACGAAAGTCAATTTGCGGAAACGGAGATCCAAATATGA
- a CDS encoding anthranilate synthase component II, whose protein sequence is MFLLIDNYDSFTYILYQYLNQITPTKVIRHDEDMPVDLYKNYKAVVLSPGPGLPKTSGQLFSHLQSVYQSLPVLGICLGHQAIAEVAGARLEQTKDIFHGRPSEIQHDGKGLFKNIPNGFLANRYHSWAVSKVSLPPELEVTAETKDGVIMGIRHRKWNKVFGVQFHPESILTEHGETLLRNFYEEVIT, encoded by the coding sequence ATGTTCCTGCTCATCGACAACTACGATTCATTCACCTATATTCTGTACCAATACCTGAACCAAATCACGCCGACAAAAGTCATACGTCACGATGAAGATATGCCGGTAGATTTGTATAAAAATTACAAAGCAGTGGTTTTATCACCTGGACCTGGACTTCCCAAAACTTCGGGCCAACTTTTTTCCCATTTACAATCTGTTTATCAATCTTTGCCCGTTCTAGGAATTTGTCTCGGTCATCAGGCCATTGCAGAGGTAGCCGGTGCGAGGCTCGAACAGACGAAAGACATATTCCATGGACGGCCCTCTGAGATCCAACATGATGGGAAAGGTCTCTTTAAAAACATTCCCAATGGTTTTTTAGCCAACCGGTACCATTCTTGGGCCGTATCGAAAGTTTCTTTGCCTCCCGAATTGGAAGTGACAGCCGAAACCAAAGATGGAGTCATTATGGGAATTCGTCACAGAAAATGGAATAAGGTCTTTGGGGTTCAGTTCCATCCAGAATCCATCCTCACCGAACATGGGGAAACCTTACTCCGTAACTTCTATGAGGAAGTTATCACATGA
- a CDS encoding HEAT repeat domain-containing protein, with protein MFQKGQDIIWKSSLWVVLVLLIGCSTSKPYQLTDVSPKYKEYQGSDLDPNKSKNILVPVTNNRKYDDFIQEAHKAITLLEFGENVALRADSKKTVGEPANQEMQAAAYLEEDLPSIVNKLPSLLQTNQNLIESTPNDFDGPAIGRVSYELGNILDSLKQYSPKAIGIQNAIRNIRADSSNYNQGKDIADADPKPVEDPIIAPEEDTKKKPAKIIPKKEENGSKISIKRLNRKTKVTGKAKANEQVNELVKKEEEEVLSDEEKKDREYTDQIRSGLVQVFQWEYYRKPKNIEKILATHPIPRVRSAAALALGRLKAGRVSLQNAIDKDGYQVRPAAYKALSDLGDKRSLSYFIAGTKAEDPEVIAVSYEGLGKTRDPAGREMILTTGLNSEYVVIVSGALRGLAYHRLDADVEIFDKFLKSSDQEIKEAALEALAIHGSRESLRILEKFVSEEPNMALMTIDEISKNPSLSATFALIRLNESQTDEKLNKRIGESLLRRKAFGKYAIILIEDDYLRAEPNERSRPVSYIKNKEIGLILSETKKEFAVRIDEDILTDKYIQVKMESTLPGARDAFVTGWVFYPKLDIIEVKKLGTDGNTGKYSNLKKGKHNNLFNPIEEIKVPKKD; from the coding sequence ATGTTTCAAAAGGGTCAAGACATAATTTGGAAGAGCAGTTTATGGGTGGTCCTTGTTCTGTTGATAGGTTGTTCCACTTCGAAGCCTTACCAATTAACAGATGTTTCACCTAAGTATAAAGAATACCAAGGATCGGATTTAGATCCAAACAAATCTAAAAATATATTAGTTCCTGTTACAAACAACCGTAAGTATGATGATTTTATCCAAGAAGCACATAAAGCCATTACACTATTGGAATTTGGCGAAAATGTAGCCCTCCGTGCCGATAGCAAAAAAACCGTGGGGGAACCTGCGAACCAAGAAATGCAAGCAGCTGCGTATTTGGAAGAAGACCTACCTTCCATCGTAAACAAACTCCCTAGTTTACTCCAAACCAATCAGAACTTAATAGAAAGCACACCTAATGATTTTGATGGACCTGCCATCGGTCGGGTGAGTTATGAATTGGGTAATATTTTAGATTCCTTAAAACAATATAGCCCAAAAGCCATTGGAATCCAAAATGCCATTCGAAACATTCGTGCTGATTCTAGTAACTATAACCAAGGGAAAGATATTGCTGATGCCGATCCCAAACCGGTTGAAGATCCGATCATTGCTCCAGAAGAAGATACAAAGAAAAAACCTGCAAAAATAATACCTAAAAAAGAAGAGAATGGTTCAAAAATTTCTATCAAACGGCTCAATCGCAAAACAAAAGTTACAGGAAAAGCTAAAGCGAATGAACAAGTTAATGAATTAGTAAAAAAAGAAGAAGAGGAAGTACTTTCTGACGAAGAAAAAAAAGACAGAGAGTATACTGACCAAATTCGTAGCGGCCTTGTCCAAGTTTTCCAATGGGAATACTATCGGAAGCCTAAAAACATAGAAAAAATCCTCGCCACTCATCCCATTCCTCGTGTACGTTCTGCCGCAGCACTTGCCCTAGGTCGATTGAAAGCCGGCCGTGTCAGTTTACAAAATGCCATTGATAAAGATGGATACCAAGTAAGACCTGCCGCATACAAAGCTCTTTCCGATCTAGGTGATAAAAGGTCTCTGTCATATTTTATCGCTGGTACTAAAGCAGAAGATCCGGAAGTCATTGCTGTTAGTTATGAAGGACTTGGGAAAACAAGAGATCCTGCAGGACGCGAAATGATTCTCACAACCGGACTTAACTCTGAATATGTTGTCATTGTTTCTGGAGCATTACGAGGACTCGCCTATCATAGATTAGATGCGGATGTGGAAATATTTGATAAATTTCTTAAGTCAAGTGACCAGGAAATCAAAGAAGCAGCATTGGAAGCACTCGCCATTCACGGAAGTCGGGAAAGCCTTCGCATTTTAGAAAAGTTCGTGAGCGAAGAACCAAATATGGCTCTTATGACCATTGATGAAATTAGCAAAAATCCATCTCTCTCCGCTACTTTTGCTCTCATTCGATTGAACGAATCCCAAACTGACGAAAAATTAAACAAACGAATTGGAGAATCCTTACTTCGTCGTAAGGCTTTTGGAAAGTATGCCATCATTCTCATTGAAGATGATTATCTCCGAGCTGAACCAAATGAACGTTCAAGACCAGTATCTTATATTAAAAACAAAGAGATTGGCCTCATCCTTTCTGAAACCAAAAAGGAATTTGCCGTTCGCATTGACGAAGATATCCTTACCGATAAATACATCCAAGTGAAAATGGAATCAACCTTACCCGGGGCGAGAGATGCTTTTGTTACTGGTTGGGTTTTTTATCCAAAACTGGATATCATCGAAGTGAAAAAATTAGGAACCGATGGAAACACGGGTAAGTATTCTAATTTGAAAAAAGGAAAACACAACAATCTCTTCAATCCAATCGAAGAGATTAAAGTTCCTAAAAAGGACTAA
- a CDS encoding GlsB/YeaQ/YmgE family stress response membrane protein, with the protein MFSFIWFLLIGLAAGWLAGRILRGRGFGLIANLVIGVVGSFLGGVVFGLLGFRSYGLIAELIVAVVGAILLIFIAGLIKKR; encoded by the coding sequence ATGTTTAGTTTTATTTGGTTTTTACTGATCGGTCTTGCGGCAGGTTGGCTTGCCGGTCGTATTTTGCGTGGAAGGGGATTTGGACTCATTGCCAATTTGGTAATTGGTGTTGTAGGTTCGTTTTTGGGAGGGGTTGTATTTGGGCTTTTAGGTTTTCGTTCTTATGGCCTCATTGCAGAACTCATTGTGGCAGTGGTCGGTGCCATTTTACTTATCTTCATTGCAGGTCTGATCAAAAAAAGATAA
- a CDS encoding response regulator — protein sequence MAIENDPHSAQDLENIFLGLRQRVVITKFSQTVQEYVKSSNPDIILMGLTFKDKKELEFVLELRRDVITHNIPILAMIPKEDTNFIANHKALGFTDYMVKPLVKQPLLDRIHSHIEEYKFSESSKTRDNMSFIVVDRGHGRVFFQCRANLKRYVFPEFKKIFTPNFLKSILTERICFDVRVVPELGKEEVEVFERLMKLFMGHEKVVFIAGRHMGAFIEHASDDEKMLVFMAPNEFDEYVKMEDQKKEELRKKEKKDKFAKDSGKEGASPAPSSLGDVKIEMPIGEQALPVTSEDPVLSETSTEPPKSDSSENPTES from the coding sequence ATGGCGATAGAAAACGATCCTCATTCTGCACAGGATTTAGAAAATATCTTCCTTGGTTTACGCCAACGAGTTGTCATAACAAAATTTTCGCAAACTGTTCAAGAATATGTAAAATCCTCTAACCCAGACATCATTCTAATGGGTTTAACTTTTAAAGACAAAAAGGAATTAGAATTTGTTTTGGAACTAAGACGTGACGTGATCACACACAACATTCCCATTTTAGCAATGATTCCAAAAGAAGATACCAATTTCATTGCTAATCATAAAGCTTTGGGTTTTACAGACTATATGGTCAAACCTTTGGTGAAACAACCACTCCTTGATCGAATTCATTCCCATATTGAAGAATATAAATTTAGCGAATCATCAAAAACTAGGGACAATATGTCCTTTATTGTTGTGGATCGTGGCCATGGACGTGTTTTCTTCCAATGCCGAGCCAATCTAAAACGATATGTTTTTCCGGAATTCAAAAAAATATTCACTCCTAATTTTTTAAAATCCATTCTTACAGAACGAATTTGTTTTGATGTTCGCGTAGTCCCGGAACTTGGCAAAGAAGAAGTAGAAGTTTTTGAACGGTTGATGAAACTTTTTATGGGACATGAAAAGGTTGTATTTATCGCAGGCCGCCATATGGGTGCATTCATTGAACACGCATCAGATGACGAAAAAATGTTAGTTTTTATGGCTCCCAACGAATTCGATGAATACGTTAAAATGGAAGATCAGAAAAAAGAAGAACTACGAAAAAAAGAGAAAAAAGATAAGTTTGCCAAAGATAGTGGAAAAGAAGGTGCATCACCCGCACCCTCTTCCTTAGGAGATGTAAAAATTGAAATGCCAATAGGTGAACAGGCACTTCCAGTGACATCCGAAGATCCAGTCCTTTCTGAAACATCTACAGAACCACCTAAGTCTGATTCGAGTGAAAATCCAACTGAATCATAA
- a CDS encoding EAL domain-containing protein, translating to MKNQLFTGPYYFGMKDLDVFKKHFIQENQGKPLFLIRFENITGIELTEFLDLLRTEFYSCLDLEDISFGFHYLEKQDILLMGISPLFEWDIEKFPNIENSVGKFQQQCLQNKIVSFHFGVSRTQSNFISDSDEIYNELYKSSEKNLNDNLVRWSWTYYNKANTYISGSVHEAMIQPTVIFNPKDKTYSVKGGEVFLGGGAYIGYKDLINDIPADQDLNRIELLILEKLIIACEGAPGLLKFNISPQSLIDTFSHIDRVDRLQRLIQNKDLIPENIRFELVEKPYDDSRFPLKDVCHAFYSHGMSFAADDFGVKSQSHQIVLDLGIMIKEFKLDPISFKFKIEEDQIKFLDNLAFIDYCKRLADNREAVITAEAVEDYDTLRFLMEHQIYQFQANILFGKMTVSDYKRDFDLLHSIHEDVVKEVLTDKILSEKQKKVGNLFRVASEAGLI from the coding sequence TTGAAAAATCAACTATTCACTGGTCCCTATTATTTTGGTATGAAGGACTTGGATGTGTTCAAAAAACATTTCATCCAAGAAAACCAAGGGAAACCTCTCTTCCTCATTCGATTTGAAAACATTACTGGCATTGAATTGACCGAATTTTTGGATCTACTCCGAACTGAATTTTATTCCTGTTTGGATTTAGAAGACATTTCTTTTGGATTTCATTATTTAGAAAAACAAGATATACTACTGATGGGTATTTCTCCCCTTTTTGAGTGGGACATCGAAAAGTTTCCCAATATCGAAAATTCGGTGGGTAAATTCCAACAACAATGTTTACAAAATAAAATTGTTTCCTTTCATTTTGGTGTATCTCGAACCCAATCCAATTTTATCTCCGATAGTGATGAAATTTATAACGAACTTTATAAATCCTCCGAAAAAAATCTAAATGACAACCTCGTTCGTTGGAGTTGGACCTATTACAATAAAGCCAACACCTATATATCTGGTTCGGTTCATGAAGCCATGATCCAACCTACAGTCATATTTAATCCTAAAGATAAAACTTATTCGGTGAAAGGTGGTGAAGTATTCCTCGGTGGAGGGGCATACATTGGTTACAAAGATTTAATCAATGACATTCCAGCCGACCAAGATCTCAACCGAATTGAACTTTTGATTTTAGAAAAGTTAATCATTGCATGTGAAGGCGCACCAGGATTATTAAAGTTCAATATTTCTCCTCAGTCTTTGATTGATACCTTTTCTCATATTGATCGAGTGGATCGTTTGCAACGACTCATTCAAAATAAAGATTTAATTCCTGAAAACATAAGATTCGAACTTGTGGAAAAACCCTATGATGATTCTCGATTTCCATTAAAAGATGTATGCCATGCTTTTTATTCTCATGGAATGAGTTTTGCAGCGGACGACTTTGGAGTCAAAAGCCAATCCCATCAAATTGTTTTGGATCTTGGAATTATGATTAAAGAATTTAAATTGGATCCTATCAGTTTTAAATTCAAAATAGAAGAAGACCAAATTAAATTTTTGGATAACTTAGCTTTTATTGATTATTGTAAACGCCTTGCCGACAACAGAGAGGCTGTGATCACAGCAGAGGCTGTTGAGGATTATGATACTTTACGATTCCTTATGGAACACCAAATCTATCAGTTCCAAGCCAATATTCTTTTTGGAAAAATGACCGTATCAGATTATAAAAGAGATTTCGATCTTCTCCATTCCATTCATGAAGATGTTGTGAAAGAAGTATTGACAGATAAAATTTTGTCAGAAAAACAAAAGAAAGTTGGGAATTTGTTTCGAGTTGCGTCAGAGGCGGGTTTAATTTAA
- a CDS encoding enoyl-CoA hydratase/isomerase family protein: MNYKREVIDIPNGKGEIIRFQMNEQNSLTGQNMRDLGEILNEIKADNSKRGVILTTDNPKFFCNGLDADNLLSTSRDKLIDEVGGIVILFGELVKFDKPLITEVTGHAMGGGAVITVASDFKYMLDGKGRIGFTEVNVGLPLPGSFIDRIRMCVDPRYWAEVCLEGSTYKGAEAKKIGLIDEIAPTPEDIRKISLKKLETLSKVPSAAYRSTKNTLNGALLANLEQYKKDTIKSFEQPGVVDNLLEAMTALKEKRRPVFK; encoded by the coding sequence ATGAATTACAAACGCGAAGTCATCGACATCCCCAATGGTAAAGGCGAAATCATTCGCTTTCAAATGAATGAACAAAACTCACTGACTGGTCAAAACATGAGAGATCTTGGTGAGATCTTAAATGAAATCAAAGCCGACAATTCCAAACGAGGTGTGATCTTAACCACTGACAACCCGAAGTTTTTTTGTAATGGACTTGATGCGGATAATTTACTTTCCACAAGTCGTGACAAACTCATCGATGAGGTCGGTGGGATTGTGATCCTATTTGGTGAACTGGTTAAGTTTGATAAACCACTGATCACCGAAGTCACTGGCCATGCGATGGGTGGTGGAGCCGTCATCACTGTAGCATCCGATTTTAAATATATGTTAGATGGAAAAGGAAGGATTGGTTTTACAGAAGTAAACGTAGGCCTACCACTTCCTGGAAGTTTTATCGATCGCATTCGTATGTGCGTGGATCCAAGGTATTGGGCAGAGGTTTGTTTGGAAGGATCAACTTACAAAGGAGCCGAAGCCAAAAAAATTGGTCTTATCGATGAAATCGCGCCTACACCAGAAGACATAAGAAAGATCTCTCTGAAAAAATTAGAAACACTTTCTAAGGTTCCATCCGCTGCGTATCGTTCCACAAAAAATACTTTAAACGGTGCGCTCCTTGCTAATTTAGAACAATATAAAAAGGATACAATCAAATCCTTTGAACAACCGGGTGTTGTTGACAATCTACTGGAAGCAATGACAGCTCTTAAGGAAAAACGCAGACCCGTTTTTAAATAA
- a CDS encoding acyl-CoA dehydrogenase family protein codes for MIDFSITDEQKALRDLARDFAKNEMIPKAEHHDHTGEYPKEILKKAFDVGLMNMHIPAEYGGAGLGVLDELIASEELFYGCSGMATAILANNLALAPVLLGADDYVMKKFIQPMTENFTLAAYAVTEPGAGSDVAGIRTTAKRVGDEYIVNGSKMWITNAGHADWFFVLAKTDPNAGHKGMTGFIVDAKSPGIIIGKKEKNMGQRCSDTRGVTFEDVKVPKENMIGKEGEGFKIAMGAFDKTRPAVAIGAVGVARAALDHSIRYANTRNAFGKPISVNQGVSFIIAEMARDIEAGRLLCWQSAWLIDNGFRNTYQASIAKVFCADMAMRVTTDAVQIFGGYGFNEEYPVEKLMRDAKIFQIYEGTSQIQRVIISKFLNDGVGIETPNA; via the coding sequence ATGATCGACTTTTCCATCACCGATGAACAAAAAGCCCTCCGCGATTTAGCAAGAGATTTCGCCAAAAATGAAATGATTCCCAAGGCGGAGCACCACGACCACACTGGTGAGTATCCGAAAGAAATTTTAAAGAAAGCTTTCGACGTAGGCCTTATGAATATGCATATCCCAGCGGAATACGGTGGTGCTGGCCTCGGTGTTTTGGACGAACTCATCGCCTCAGAAGAATTATTTTACGGATGTTCTGGTATGGCAACTGCCATCCTTGCAAACAACCTTGCATTAGCGCCTGTTTTACTTGGTGCTGATGATTATGTTATGAAAAAATTCATCCAACCAATGACTGAAAATTTTACATTGGCAGCTTATGCAGTAACGGAACCTGGTGCTGGTTCCGATGTGGCTGGAATCCGAACCACAGCAAAACGAGTTGGTGATGAATACATTGTGAATGGATCCAAAATGTGGATCACTAACGCAGGTCATGCGGACTGGTTTTTTGTTTTAGCAAAAACAGATCCAAATGCGGGTCACAAAGGTATGACAGGATTCATCGTAGATGCCAAATCTCCAGGAATCATCATCGGTAAAAAAGAAAAAAATATGGGACAACGTTGTTCCGACACTCGTGGTGTTACTTTTGAAGACGTAAAAGTTCCCAAAGAAAACATGATCGGAAAAGAGGGTGAGGGGTTCAAAATTGCCATGGGTGCTTTTGATAAAACTCGCCCTGCTGTGGCGATTGGTGCTGTGGGTGTGGCTCGTGCTGCCCTTGACCATTCCATTCGTTATGCAAACACTCGTAATGCGTTCGGAAAACCAATATCTGTGAACCAAGGTGTGAGTTTTATCATTGCTGAAATGGCCCGTGATATCGAAGCCGGAAGACTTCTTTGCTGGCAATCAGCTTGGCTTATCGATAATGGATTTAGAAACACATACCAAGCATCCATTGCAAAAGTATTTTGTGCAGATATGGCAATGCGTGTCACAACAGATGCAGTGCAAATCTTTGGTGGCTACGGATTCAACGAAGAATACCCTGTAGAAAAATTAATGCGTGATGCAAAAATCTTCCAAATCTACGAAGGAACTTCACAAATCCAACGTGTGATCATTTCCAAATTTCTTAATGATGGTGTTGGGATCGAAACTCCTAACGCGTAA